Proteins encoded in a region of the Tumebacillus sp. BK434 genome:
- a CDS encoding Fe(3+) ABC transporter substrate-binding protein — protein sequence MKRYMKIPTILTAVLFAGLLAGCGADTANDTKDAASDAKKEQVVNVYTARNYEADETIYKDFTAETGIKVNLVEGKAEELIERLKREGQNTSADLFVTVDGGVLNNAKEAGVLQPVASKKVDEQVPAELRDADNQWIGIATRARVIVYSKDRVKPEQLSTYEDLASDKWKGKLLVRSSTSLYNQSLVASLLELNGEQNVEAWAKGVVGNFARNPEGGDRDQVKAIAAGVGDVAIMNTYYVGAMLNSKEPEEVKAAQGVGVFFPNQETTGAHVNISGMGLAKHSKNKENAVKLIEYMTDVKAQTMITQTNYEFPVNAKAELPELLKSWGEFKTQKIDFSKLGAHNKQALLIMNKVGWK from the coding sequence ATGAAACGCTACATGAAAATCCCGACGATCTTGACCGCCGTGCTCTTCGCAGGCCTCTTGGCAGGCTGCGGCGCTGACACAGCGAACGATACGAAAGACGCAGCGTCCGATGCGAAAAAAGAACAGGTTGTAAATGTCTATACCGCGCGCAACTACGAAGCGGATGAAACGATCTACAAAGACTTCACCGCGGAGACCGGCATCAAGGTCAACCTCGTCGAAGGCAAAGCGGAAGAGCTGATTGAGCGCCTGAAGCGCGAAGGGCAAAACACGTCGGCCGACCTGTTTGTCACCGTCGACGGCGGCGTGCTGAACAACGCAAAGGAAGCGGGCGTACTGCAGCCGGTCGCATCGAAAAAAGTGGACGAGCAGGTGCCGGCAGAGCTGCGTGACGCTGACAACCAATGGATCGGCATCGCGACCCGCGCTCGCGTCATCGTCTATTCGAAAGACCGCGTGAAGCCGGAACAGCTGTCCACCTACGAAGATCTGGCCAGCGACAAGTGGAAAGGCAAGCTGCTCGTCCGCTCCTCGACGAGCCTGTACAATCAGTCGCTGGTCGCTTCGCTGCTCGAACTGAACGGCGAACAGAACGTGGAAGCGTGGGCGAAAGGCGTGGTCGGGAACTTTGCCCGCAATCCGGAAGGCGGCGACCGCGACCAAGTGAAGGCGATCGCGGCAGGTGTTGGCGATGTGGCGATCATGAACACCTACTATGTCGGCGCGATGCTGAACTCCAAAGAGCCGGAAGAAGTGAAAGCTGCACAAGGGGTCGGCGTCTTCTTCCCGAACCAGGAAACGACCGGCGCGCACGTGAACATCTCCGGCATGGGCTTGGCGAAACACAGCAAGAACAAGGAAAACGCCGTCAAGCTGATCGAATACATGACCGACGTCAAAGCGCAGACCATGATCACGCAAACCAACTATGAGTTCCCGGTCAACGCGAAAGCGGAACTGCCGGAACTGCTGAAATCGTGGGGCGAGTTCAAAACCCAGAAGATCGATTTCTCCAAACTGGGCGCTCATAACAAGCAGGCGCTCCTGATCATGAACAAAGTGGGCTGGAAGTAA
- a CDS encoding iron ABC transporter permease, translating to MAAWRRNFRKYANGWWLISLAGVAVILLPIFSILLTMFSAPSENWAHIRDYLLADYVLETLTVVGLTALFTTLIGVGLAWLVAAYDFPGKRFLRWALVLPLAVPPYIAAYTYSTMLSYTGLVQVTLREWGVVVKPGLIDLLSMRGAVFIFTMFLFPYVYLITRSFLERQSGTYLENARLLGRGPWAIFFRVVLPIARPAVIGGVSLVVFEVISDYGVSSYFGVSTFSTAIFQTWFGLYDLNSAVRLAAWLMAGLIGFFLIERMLRRQQRYSTSTGKLNPLVPKRLRGAGAALATLCAGGVFAVSFAIPVLQLIQWAVRSWQDVWSPEFVQMALNTVQVAMLASVAVIVLSVIVANAARMQKNGMTYALSKLVTAGYSIPGAILAIGTLSLFIWLDEVLAPCYAALGMEQAPIVLSLSLVMLVFAYVVRFMATGYQAVETGFEKSGPKYTEASRLLGRGLTATFFKVDLPLVKGAVLSGAVLTFVEIIKELPLVLLLRPFNFETLATKTYQYASDERIFEAAVPAICIIAVSSLSVAVFHQIGKRVEK from the coding sequence ATGGCTGCTTGGCGGCGCAACTTCCGGAAATACGCAAACGGCTGGTGGTTGATCAGCCTGGCAGGGGTAGCAGTGATACTGTTACCCATTTTTTCCATTCTGCTGACGATGTTTTCTGCCCCCAGCGAAAACTGGGCGCACATCCGCGATTATCTGCTGGCCGACTATGTGCTGGAGACGTTGACGGTGGTCGGGCTGACCGCGCTGTTCACCACGCTGATCGGCGTGGGCCTGGCCTGGCTGGTCGCAGCGTACGACTTCCCCGGCAAGCGATTCCTCCGCTGGGCGCTCGTGCTGCCCTTGGCGGTGCCGCCCTACATTGCGGCTTATACGTACAGCACGATGCTCAGCTACACCGGTCTCGTGCAGGTGACGCTCCGCGAGTGGGGCGTGGTGGTCAAGCCGGGACTGATCGACCTGTTGTCGATGCGCGGTGCCGTATTTATTTTCACGATGTTTCTCTTTCCGTACGTCTATCTGATCACCCGCTCGTTTCTGGAGCGGCAGAGCGGCACGTATCTGGAAAATGCCCGGCTGCTTGGACGCGGCCCTTGGGCGATCTTCTTCCGCGTCGTGCTGCCGATCGCCCGCCCGGCGGTGATCGGCGGGGTGTCCCTGGTCGTGTTTGAAGTGATCAGCGACTATGGCGTCTCCAGCTATTTCGGCGTCAGCACGTTTTCGACGGCGATCTTCCAGACGTGGTTCGGCCTGTACGATCTCAACTCGGCCGTGCGGCTGGCCGCGTGGCTGATGGCGGGCTTGATCGGATTCTTTCTGATCGAGCGCATGCTGCGCCGGCAGCAGCGCTACAGCACCTCGACCGGCAAGCTCAATCCGCTCGTCCCGAAGCGCCTGCGCGGTGCTGGCGCCGCTTTGGCCACACTGTGCGCAGGGGGCGTATTTGCCGTTTCGTTCGCCATTCCCGTGCTGCAATTGATCCAGTGGGCGGTGCGGAGCTGGCAGGACGTCTGGAGCCCGGAATTTGTGCAGATGGCGCTGAACACCGTCCAAGTCGCAATGCTTGCCAGCGTGGCGGTCATCGTGCTGTCGGTGATCGTCGCCAATGCGGCGCGCATGCAGAAAAACGGGATGACCTACGCCCTCTCCAAGCTGGTCACGGCCGGCTACTCGATTCCTGGCGCCATTCTCGCGATCGGGACCTTGTCGCTGTTCATCTGGCTGGATGAAGTGCTGGCCCCATGCTATGCGGCGCTCGGGATGGAACAGGCGCCGATCGTGCTCAGCCTGTCGCTCGTGATGCTGGTCTTCGCCTATGTGGTGCGCTTTATGGCGACCGGGTATCAGGCGGTGGAGACCGGGTTCGAAAAGTCGGGGCCGAAGTACACGGAAGCGTCGCGGCTGCTCGGGCGGGGACTGACCGCCACCTTCTTCAAAGTCGATCTGCCGCTGGTGAAGGGGGCGGTGCTGAGCGGGGCGGTCTTGACGTTCGTCGAGATCATCAAGGAACTGCCCTTGGTGCTGCTCCTGCGCCCGTTTAATTTTGAGACCCTGGCGACCAAAACCTATCAATATGCCAGCGATGAACGCATCTTCGAAGCAGCGGTGCCGGCGATTTGCATCATTGCCGTAAGTTCGCTTTCGGTCGCTGTCTTTCATCAAATCGGAAAGCGGGTGGAGAAATGA
- a CDS encoding ABC transporter ATP-binding protein, with translation MSIVETHNLSFAYAKRQANILDGVSISIQKGEIVGIAGPSGSGKSTLLRLIAGLETPQAGTISILGRIVTGAEAFVPPERRGVGMVFQDYALFPHLTVAKNVEFGLYRLGREERKARMQEMLELVELTGFEKRYPHELSGGQQQRVALARALAPQPVILLMDEPFSNLDAGLKAAIRSDLREILKKSEMTCLFVTHDQQDVDAICDRTIEL, from the coding sequence ATGAGCATCGTGGAGACGCATAACCTTTCGTTTGCCTACGCCAAACGGCAGGCCAACATCTTGGACGGCGTGTCGATCTCGATCCAAAAAGGGGAGATCGTAGGCATTGCCGGACCGAGCGGCAGCGGGAAAAGCACGCTGCTGCGCCTGATCGCAGGCCTCGAAACACCGCAGGCAGGCACGATCTCCATCCTGGGCCGCATCGTGACCGGAGCGGAAGCGTTCGTGCCGCCGGAACGGCGGGGCGTGGGCATGGTGTTTCAGGACTACGCCCTCTTCCCGCATCTGACGGTGGCGAAAAACGTGGAGTTCGGTCTCTACCGCCTCGGGCGGGAGGAGCGCAAAGCAAGGATGCAAGAGATGCTGGAGCTGGTCGAGCTGACCGGGTTCGAAAAGCGCTATCCGCATGAGCTCAGTGGCGGTCAGCAACAGCGCGTCGCCTTGGCGCGGGCGCTCGCTCCGCAGCCGGTCATCCTGCTGATGGATGAGCCGTTCAGCAACCTCGATGCCGGGCTGAAAGCGGCCATTCGCAGCGACCTGCGCGAGATCTTGAAAAAATCGGAGATGACCTGCTTGTTCGTCACGCATGACCAGCAGGACGTGGACGCCATCTGCGACCGCACGATCGAACTCTAG
- a CDS encoding NUDIX domain-containing protein → MKTELFQCFDEQMNPTEILPRHVVHREGHWHQSIHCWVGGRDEQDGIPYLLVQKRHPDKDTYPNYYDISAAGHLLAGETVEDGLREVKEELGIDVDPAKLTFLGMIQEGAVIPPDLLDNEFCFVYYYEASMPFAAFSLQEEEVTGLYRIDLQAFLTMLETRAGSAQATGIELAEQGSWEAAERTITFADMVPFSEAYYKFLIPHLQKFGQRT, encoded by the coding sequence ATGAAGACCGAACTGTTTCAGTGCTTTGACGAACAGATGAACCCGACGGAGATCCTGCCGCGTCATGTGGTGCATCGCGAAGGGCACTGGCACCAGTCGATCCACTGCTGGGTCGGCGGGCGGGACGAGCAAGACGGGATCCCTTATCTTCTGGTGCAGAAAAGGCACCCTGACAAAGACACCTATCCGAACTATTACGACATTTCGGCGGCCGGTCACTTGCTGGCCGGGGAGACGGTGGAGGACGGGCTGCGCGAAGTCAAGGAAGAGCTTGGCATCGACGTCGATCCGGCCAAGCTGACCTTCCTCGGCATGATCCAAGAAGGCGCGGTGATCCCGCCCGATCTGCTCGATAATGAATTTTGCTTCGTGTACTACTATGAGGCAAGCATGCCGTTTGCCGCGTTCTCCTTGCAGGAAGAGGAAGTCACCGGGCTGTACCGGATCGATTTGCAGGCGTTCCTCACCATGCTGGAGACGCGCGCCGGAAGCGCGCAAGCCACCGGGATCGAGCTTGCGGAACAAGGGAGCTGGGAGGCGGCGGAACGCACGATCACATTTGCCGACATGGTGCCGTTTTCGGAAGCGTACTACAAGTTTTTGATCCCGCATTTGCAAAAGTTCGGTCAAAGGACCTAG
- a CDS encoding VWA domain-containing protein: MSIDLRQQAETKLIDLSKKATISLSKNGLGGQRARVALCLDISASMNGLYRSGIVQEVTEKLLALAMNFDDNGAADVFLFGARHHEIGEIEQSNFYQFVDREITSRFPLENSTNYAGVIRKIADHYFPGALTTVVEKKGFLGMGTKKALAVDVSKYREAEPVYVLFITDGDNYDKAEATEILTEVAKLGIFWQFVGVGESYFHYLEQLDNLAGRFVDNANFFKVSSLAQLSDDQLYDRLLHEFPDWLREAKAKRLIKG; this comes from the coding sequence ATGAGTATTGATTTGCGTCAACAGGCAGAGACAAAGCTCATCGATCTGAGCAAAAAGGCTACGATCTCACTCTCCAAAAACGGATTGGGCGGTCAACGGGCCCGTGTAGCACTTTGTTTGGATATTTCCGCTTCCATGAATGGCTTGTACCGCTCTGGCATCGTTCAAGAAGTAACGGAGAAGTTGTTGGCGCTTGCCATGAACTTCGATGATAACGGTGCAGCCGATGTGTTTTTGTTTGGTGCTCGGCATCATGAAATTGGTGAAATTGAGCAATCGAACTTCTATCAGTTTGTGGACCGGGAGATCACATCCCGCTTTCCCTTAGAAAACAGCACCAACTATGCAGGAGTCATCCGCAAGATCGCCGATCACTACTTCCCGGGCGCGCTGACTACCGTTGTGGAGAAAAAGGGCTTTCTGGGCATGGGTACGAAGAAAGCGCTTGCGGTGGATGTATCGAAGTATCGCGAAGCAGAGCCGGTGTATGTATTGTTTATCACCGACGGGGATAACTATGACAAGGCCGAAGCTACAGAAATTCTGACTGAAGTAGCGAAGTTGGGGATTTTTTGGCAGTTCGTCGGCGTAGGTGAAAGTTATTTTCACTATTTGGAGCAATTAGACAACCTGGCAGGTCGCTTTGTTGACAATGCCAATTTCTTCAAGGTCTCATCTTTAGCTCAGCTTAGCGATGACCAGCTGTACGACCGCTTATTACATGAGTTTCCCGACTGGTTGCGAGAAGCCAAAGCGAAACGTCTGATCAAGGGTTAA
- a CDS encoding TerD family protein, producing MAISLVKGQKIDLTKSNAGLTNLIIGLGWDPVQPKKGLFGFMKPDVNIDCDASALLLDVNGRLTKEENLVCFYNLASGCRSVVHSGDNLTGEGDGDDEQIFVDLNRVPADVHKILMVVNIYECESRKQDFGLIERAFIRVVNRANNQELVRFNLSDDYSGKTALIVAEIYRHNGEWKFNAIGEGAYAAHINLLARKYV from the coding sequence ATGGCGATCTCTCTGGTAAAGGGTCAGAAGATAGACCTGACGAAATCGAATGCAGGTCTGACGAATTTGATCATTGGTCTGGGCTGGGACCCGGTTCAACCGAAAAAAGGACTTTTCGGCTTTATGAAGCCGGATGTGAATATCGACTGCGATGCGTCTGCGCTGTTGCTCGACGTCAACGGAAGGTTGACCAAGGAAGAGAATCTGGTGTGCTTCTATAACCTGGCGAGCGGATGCCGTTCTGTCGTGCACTCCGGTGACAACCTGACCGGCGAAGGGGATGGCGATGACGAGCAGATCTTTGTCGATCTGAATCGAGTGCCGGCCGATGTGCACAAGATCTTGATGGTGGTAAACATCTACGAATGTGAAAGCAGGAAGCAAGATTTTGGCTTGATCGAACGCGCTTTCATCCGTGTGGTCAACCGAGCCAACAACCAGGAACTGGTACGCTTCAATCTCTCGGACGACTATTCGGGGAAAACTGCGCTGATCGTGGCGGAAATTTACCGTCACAACGGGGAATGGAAGTTTAACGCGATTGGTGAAGGCGCATATGCCGCCCATATCAATCTGTTGGCAAGAAAGTACGTCTAA
- a CDS encoding TerD family protein: MAISLAKGQKVDLTKSNPGLTKVVVGLGWDTNKYDGGNDFDLDASVFCVNAAGKVNSEKDFIFYNNAKNENGSVVHTGDNRTGEGDGDDEQVVIELSSVPANVEKLAFCITIHEAAARGQNFGQVSNAFARILNAESNEELIRYDLGEDFSVETAVVVGELYRHNGEWKFNAIGSGYKDGLAGLCRDYGLDIG; this comes from the coding sequence ATGGCAATTTCTCTTGCAAAAGGTCAAAAAGTCGACTTGACGAAATCGAATCCCGGTCTGACCAAGGTCGTCGTTGGCCTCGGATGGGATACGAACAAATATGACGGCGGCAATGATTTTGACCTCGATGCTTCCGTTTTCTGTGTGAATGCAGCAGGTAAAGTGAATTCTGAGAAAGACTTCATTTTCTACAACAATGCGAAAAATGAAAACGGGTCTGTGGTACATACGGGCGACAACCGCACCGGCGAAGGTGACGGCGATGACGAGCAAGTTGTTATTGAGCTGAGCTCCGTACCGGCAAACGTGGAAAAGCTTGCGTTTTGCATCACCATTCACGAAGCGGCTGCTCGTGGTCAGAATTTTGGACAAGTGTCGAACGCGTTTGCCCGCATCCTGAACGCAGAGAGCAACGAAGAGCTGATTCGCTACGACCTGGGGGAAGATTTCTCGGTGGAGACGGCTGTCGTGGTCGGTGAATTGTACCGCCACAACGGGGAGTGGAAGTTTAACGCGATCGGCAGCGGTTATAAAGACGGACTGGCCGGCTTGTGCCGTGATTACGGTCTGGATATTGGATAA
- a CDS encoding TerD family protein, translated as MTISLAKGQRIDLTKTNPGLRKAIIGLGWDTNKYTGGHDFDLDASAFLLHEDGKAKGIQDFIFYNNLIGGNGSVEHTGDNRTGEGDGDDEQIKVDLSLVPSNIHRIGITVTVHDANARGQNFGQVSNAFVRIVDEETNQEVLRYDLGEEFSVETAVVICELYRHGGEWKFQAIGSGFSGGLQALCRNYGLDAE; from the coding sequence ATGACGATTAGCCTTGCCAAAGGGCAGAGAATTGATCTTACCAAGACCAATCCGGGCTTGAGAAAAGCGATCATCGGGTTGGGCTGGGACACAAACAAGTACACCGGCGGCCATGATTTCGATTTGGACGCTTCCGCCTTTTTGCTGCATGAAGACGGCAAGGCGAAAGGCATTCAGGATTTCATCTTTTACAACAATCTGATCGGCGGGAACGGTTCGGTGGAACATACCGGTGATAACCGGACCGGAGAAGGCGACGGGGATGATGAGCAGATCAAAGTAGATCTGAGTCTCGTTCCGTCCAACATTCATCGCATTGGCATTACCGTCACCGTACATGATGCAAATGCACGCGGGCAGAATTTTGGTCAGGTCTCGAATGCGTTTGTGCGCATCGTGGACGAGGAAACGAACCAGGAAGTACTGCGTTACGATCTGGGGGAAGAGTTCTCGGTCGAGACGGCGGTTGTCATTTGCGAACTGTATCGTCACGGAGGCGAGTGGAAATTCCAGGCGATCGGCAGTGGATTCTCCGGAGGGCTGCAAGCACTCTGCAGAAACTACGGTTTGGACGCCGAATGA
- a CDS encoding TerD family protein, whose translation MAITVVKGQRADLTKLVPGLSQITVGIGWHGPAEFEFDTSAFLLGSNGKVSKDEDLIFYNNPSTAFITYQDRQIQGDQRQFSMNLSLIPSTIEKIAFSLTIYEGEKRGQNFHSVRSLYIRVANERTGEELLRFHLENTSFTSETAVVIGELYRHQGDWKFNAIGSGFADGLQALCSNFGIEVQEQPKQTLPPEPKPKPIPPEPKPVPPEPKPVPTINLNKIVLEKRGDKINLQKKSGQLGEILVNLNWNQKQSSGGFFRRSSGIDLDLACLYELKDGSKGLIQALGNSFGSLNRLPFISLDGDDRTGAVKSGENLRINGNKIKEFKRLLVFTFIYEGVTSWSEADGVVTIKQEGGPDIIVNLDEHNNRKAMCAIAMIQNVNDETLSIERLVQYYAGHVELDRAYGWGMRWKAGSK comes from the coding sequence ATGGCGATTACAGTCGTGAAAGGCCAGCGCGCCGATTTGACCAAGCTGGTACCAGGGTTGTCGCAGATCACCGTTGGGATCGGATGGCACGGCCCTGCAGAATTTGAATTTGATACGTCCGCATTTCTGTTAGGAAGCAATGGGAAAGTTTCGAAAGATGAAGACCTGATTTTTTACAACAATCCGTCTACCGCCTTTATCACTTACCAAGATCGGCAAATCCAAGGAGATCAGCGACAGTTCAGCATGAACCTGAGCCTGATCCCGTCAACTATAGAAAAGATCGCATTTTCCCTGACCATTTACGAGGGGGAGAAGCGCGGTCAAAACTTTCACTCGGTGCGCAGCCTCTACATCCGCGTTGCAAACGAACGGACAGGGGAAGAGCTGTTGAGGTTCCATCTCGAGAATACATCCTTTACTTCGGAGACGGCTGTCGTCATTGGCGAATTGTATCGGCATCAGGGTGACTGGAAGTTTAATGCGATCGGTTCCGGCTTCGCGGATGGACTGCAAGCGTTATGCAGCAATTTTGGCATCGAAGTGCAAGAGCAGCCGAAACAAACCCTTCCGCCTGAACCGAAGCCTAAGCCAATACCGCCTGAACCCAAGCCAGTACCGCCTGAGCCCAAACCTGTTCCGACGATCAATCTAAACAAGATCGTGCTGGAGAAACGCGGCGACAAGATCAATCTGCAAAAGAAGTCCGGGCAACTGGGCGAGATTCTCGTCAATCTCAATTGGAACCAAAAACAGAGCAGCGGTGGATTCTTCCGCAGAAGCTCGGGGATCGACTTGGATCTGGCCTGTTTATACGAATTGAAAGACGGAAGTAAAGGTCTGATTCAGGCACTGGGCAACAGCTTTGGCTCGCTCAACCGATTGCCCTTTATCTCCTTAGACGGAGATGATCGCACGGGGGCGGTCAAATCAGGAGAAAATCTGCGGATTAACGGCAACAAGATCAAGGAGTTTAAACGGTTGCTCGTCTTTACGTTTATCTACGAAGGCGTTACCAGTTGGTCAGAAGCGGACGGCGTGGTGACGATCAAGCAAGAGGGCGGCCCGGATATTATCGTGAATCTGGATGAACACAACAACAGAAAAGCGATGTGTGCAATCGCGATGATTCAAAACGTCAACGATGAGACGCTGAGCATCGAACGTCTCGTGCAGTATTATGCGGGGCACGTTGAGCTTGATCGTGCTTATGGCTGGGGCATGCGCTGGAAGGCGGGCAGCAAGTAA